A single region of the Microlunatus panaciterrae genome encodes:
- a CDS encoding type ISP restriction/modification enzyme, whose protein sequence is MDRLARSQRQYGKAGQFFPRWTYKAVGQHEHLLSDSEDSIDGYGRIDNVSDSILADYQKTFGQEVTKDDIYCYVYGLLHSPQYRETFAADLKKMLPRIPKVDSVDDFQAFNNAGRRLADLHLGYETVEAYPLTEHITGTLDSNDREPWRVTKMRWRSKTDRSAIVYNSRVTLTGIPDEAHRYLLGSRTALEWLIDRYQVKTDNASGIVNDPDDWCDEHNDPRYIVDLIKRVTTVSVETVRMIESLPKLTS, encoded by the coding sequence ATGGATCGACTGGCCAGATCGCAACGGCAATATGGTAAAGCGGGGCAGTTTTTCCCACGCTGGACCTATAAAGCGGTCGGTCAGCACGAGCACCTGCTTTCCGATTCGGAAGATTCCATTGACGGCTACGGCCGTATTGACAACGTCAGCGACTCGATCCTCGCCGACTACCAGAAGACATTCGGCCAAGAGGTCACCAAGGACGACATCTATTGCTACGTCTACGGATTGCTTCACTCACCGCAGTACCGAGAGACCTTCGCCGCCGATCTCAAGAAAATGCTTCCACGTATCCCCAAGGTCGACTCGGTCGATGACTTCCAGGCCTTCAACAACGCCGGGCGACGGCTGGCCGACCTCCACCTCGGCTACGAGACCGTCGAGGCGTACCCGCTAACCGAGCACATTACCGGCACCCTCGACAGCAACGACCGCGAACCGTGGCGGGTCACCAAGATGCGCTGGCGCTCCAAGACCGACCGCTCCGCCATCGTCTACAACTCCCGTGTGACGCTGACCGGCATCCCGGACGAGGCCCACCGCTACTTGCTGGGGTCGCGTACAGCTCTGGAGTGGCTGATCGACCGCTACCAGGTCAAGACGGATAATGCCTCGGGGATCGTCAATGACCCCGACGACTGGTGCGACGAGCACAACGACCCCCGCTACATCGTCGACCTAATCAAGCGCGTCACCACCGTCAGCGTCGAGACCGTCCGCATGATCGAGAGCCTTCCGAAGCTAACCTCCTGA